The Bradysia coprophila strain Holo2 chromosome II, BU_Bcop_v1, whole genome shotgun sequence genome has a segment encoding these proteins:
- the LOC119072031 gene encoding putative defense protein Hdd11 produces MIFLKLIFILFTISQLSYAFHNGADDSVCQDMTPSHGPFVPATSPAPFTVTTSVSSISPGQQLTVSITRTNTATALLGFMIQARSTAGTVHGQFLPAQGMRLMGCAPIGGSATHSVSEQRASITLTWVPPPIGFVGNVVFHVTAVQDFALFWTHVQSGPVAVNP; encoded by the exons atgatttttctaaaattaattttcatactGTTTACCATCTCTCAATTGTCGTACGCTTTTCACAATGGCGCTGACGACTCAGTTTGTCAAGACATGACACCGAGTCATGGCCCATTCGTTCCAGCAACATCGCCAGCCCCATTCACAGTTACAACATCCGTTTCCAGTATCAGTCCTGGGCAACAATTAACAGTCTCAATAACACGAACAAATACAGCTACCGCACTTCTTGGATTCATGATACAAGCACGATCGACAGCTGGAACTGTCCATGGTCAATTTTTACCCGCACAAGGAATGAGACTAATGGGCTGTGCACCTATTGGTGGAAGTGCAACACATTCAGTTTCTGAGCAAAGAGCATCAATTACACTGACTTGGGTGCCGCCACCCATTGGCTTCGTTGGGAATGTCGTGTTCCA tgTTACGGCTGTGCAAGACTTCGCTCTATTTTGGACACACGTTCAATCTGGCCCTGTCGCTGTCAATCCATAA